The proteins below come from a single Treponema phagedenis genomic window:
- a CDS encoding flagellar hook-associated protein 3, with translation MKRISSNMQHTDGNYALRNQESRLHRVNNQIASQRKIQQLRDDPLAAGHSVRYKSYLARLDRFEKNTQTLHDQYKISEGYMQSSLNAMQRLRELAVASANGTLTPDDMKKMAPEVDELLKELVQNGNAVGPDGVRVFSGTKSFTEPFEVVMGDIEGAGSAMIMQVRYNGSIDPKEVETDELSYLDANMAGNKVFWAEKQSLLSETDARNFVVQNDTSIEVDGLSIPLIAGDNVYSIISKINDSGAAVKAYLDPVTNGLNIETTDARQIWLRDGENGNVLSTLGLIKERQRPPYNLANSVRVSGGSLFDAAIAMRNALLTGDQESLGGKILGSIDSGIDNLSARMAETGSRYERSEAILARLNTQIPNVTAAEAREADLDLTKAITDLKMFEYTHQATLSTIGNLYKDTLLNYLR, from the coding sequence ATGAAACGAATTAGCTCAAATATGCAGCACACCGACGGAAATTACGCACTGCGAAATCAGGAAAGCCGATTGCATCGGGTGAATAATCAAATAGCAAGCCAGCGAAAAATTCAGCAATTGCGGGATGACCCGCTTGCCGCAGGACATTCGGTGCGCTATAAATCCTATTTGGCGCGCCTTGACCGGTTTGAAAAAAACACTCAAACCTTACACGATCAGTATAAAATCAGCGAAGGCTATATGCAAAGCTCCCTGAATGCAATGCAGCGGCTGCGCGAACTTGCCGTTGCCAGCGCAAACGGAACGCTCACCCCCGATGACATGAAAAAAATGGCTCCGGAGGTTGATGAGCTTTTAAAAGAGTTAGTACAAAACGGCAATGCGGTTGGCCCCGACGGTGTACGCGTATTCAGCGGTACCAAAAGCTTTACCGAACCCTTTGAGGTAGTAATGGGCGATATTGAAGGGGCAGGATCTGCAATGATTATGCAGGTACGCTATAACGGCTCCATAGACCCGAAAGAAGTAGAAACCGATGAGCTTTCCTACCTTGACGCAAACATGGCGGGAAACAAAGTATTCTGGGCGGAAAAACAATCTCTTTTGTCCGAAACCGATGCGCGTAATTTTGTCGTACAAAACGACACCTCAATCGAAGTTGATGGGCTTAGCATCCCGCTTATTGCAGGTGATAACGTATACTCAATCATTTCCAAAATAAATGATTCGGGGGCTGCGGTAAAAGCATACCTTGATCCGGTAACAAACGGATTAAATATCGAAACAACCGATGCCCGGCAAATCTGGCTGCGCGACGGCGAAAACGGTAACGTACTTTCGACTCTCGGTTTAATAAAAGAAAGACAACGCCCGCCCTATAACCTTGCAAACTCGGTGCGTGTTTCAGGCGGCTCCCTTTTTGATGCGGCAATCGCAATGCGGAACGCACTTTTAACCGGCGATCAGGAATCTTTAGGCGGCAAAATTCTCGGCAGCATAGACAGCGGCATTGACAACCTTTCCGCCCGCATGGCGGAAACAGGCTCCCGCTACGAGCGCTCGGAGGCAATTCTTGCCCGTTTAAACACGCAGATTCCGAATGTTACTGCTGCGGAAGCCCGCGAAGCGGATTTAGACTTAACCAAAGCAATTACCGATCTGAAAATGTTTGAATACACTCATCAGGCCACCCTCAGCACCATCGGTAATTTATACAAAGATACTCTTTTGAACTATCTGCGTTAA
- a CDS encoding flagellar assembly protein FliW translates to MELKTKTLGTVHIEEDQIITLDQGFYGFENYHRFALIDAEQPPFIRVQSIDNPDLSFIAIDPFLFRADYEVDIDDSLLAPLGIESPTDVLIFALVTIPRDGSAVTANLQGPLIINKKNKKAMQAVVSGDKWTTKHDIVAELSKKRGSSC, encoded by the coding sequence ATGGAACTGAAAACAAAAACACTCGGCACGGTACATATAGAAGAAGATCAGATTATCACGCTTGATCAGGGCTTTTACGGTTTTGAAAATTATCACCGGTTTGCCCTGATTGATGCGGAGCAGCCGCCCTTTATCAGAGTGCAGTCTATCGACAATCCCGATCTTTCGTTTATTGCTATTGACCCCTTTCTTTTCCGCGCTGATTATGAGGTAGACATTGATGACAGCTTATTGGCCCCATTGGGAATTGAATCCCCCACCGATGTACTGATCTTTGCCTTAGTTACTATTCCCCGTGACGGCTCGGCTGTTACCGCTAATTTACAGGGGCCGCTTATTATCAACAAAAAAAACAAAAAAGCAATGCAGGCAGTGGTAAGCGGCGATAAATGGACAACAAAACATGATATTGTAGCGGAACTGTCAAAAAAGAGAGGTTCGTCATGCTAA
- the csrA gene encoding carbon storage regulator CsrA yields the protein MLILSRKPNQKILIGENIELTIIEIRGDQVKIGVEAPRNVKVFRQEVYEEIQRENRAASNTGSLVTLPKLEI from the coding sequence ATGCTAATCCTTTCTCGTAAACCAAACCAAAAAATACTTATCGGTGAAAACATAGAACTTACCATTATCGAAATACGCGGAGATCAGGTAAAAATTGGCGTAGAAGCACCGCGCAATGTCAAAGTATTCCGCCAAGAAGTGTACGAGGAAATACAGCGCGAAAACAGGGCAGCATCAAATACCGGCAGTCTGGTTACCCTCCCAAAACTGGAAATTTGA
- a CDS encoding sugar O-acetyltransferase yields the protein MTEKEKMLRNILYDPAGDAALIADRLRSNELCHAYNLLLPTQKEERKALIQKLFGKTCRNFTIMSPFWCDYGYNIEVGENFYSNFNCTILDAGKVIFGDNVFIAPDCGFYTAGHPMDVARRNQGLEYAYPIIVGDNVWIGGGVRVMPGVTIGNNTIIGGGSVVVKSIPANVLAAGNPCRVIRPITETDSLTDFDKNGYFF from the coding sequence ATGACTGAAAAAGAAAAAATGCTGCGCAATATCTTATATGATCCCGCAGGCGATGCTGCATTAATTGCCGACCGTTTGCGGAGTAATGAACTCTGCCATGCGTATAATCTGCTTTTACCTACTCAAAAAGAAGAGCGGAAGGCGTTAATACAAAAGCTGTTCGGAAAAACCTGCCGCAACTTTACCATAATGAGTCCTTTTTGGTGTGATTACGGCTATAATATCGAAGTGGGTGAAAATTTTTACTCAAACTTTAATTGCACAATTCTTGATGCGGGAAAGGTTATTTTCGGAGACAATGTATTTATTGCCCCCGATTGCGGTTTCTACACGGCAGGGCATCCGATGGATGTTGCACGCAGAAATCAAGGTTTGGAATACGCATATCCGATTATTGTCGGCGACAATGTATGGATAGGAGGCGGCGTGCGCGTTATGCCCGGCGTTACAATCGGCAATAACACGATAATCGGCGGCGGCAGCGTAGTGGTAAAAAGTATTCCCGCTAATGTCCTTGCTGCCGGAAACCCTTGCCGTGTGATTCGCCCCATTACCGAAACGGATTCCCTTACCGACTTTGATAAAAACGGGTATTTTTTCTAA